From the Oleiharenicola lentus genome, one window contains:
- a CDS encoding DUF4198 domain-containing protein, which translates to MILRVARFLLLACPTFLAAHECWLQPSRFDPAPGQELVLRLNVGMNFQGEARPFNSQRAAKLVHHSAAGAADWTGQTKGQTELAFALPSPGTHVLALDSNPSFITLEAEKFNAYLKEEGLTAILAQREQAGETNTPGKERYIRNIKTLLMAGGRSDDTWKVRTGQRLELVPLDNPATVQPGGTLRVQLFFAGQPLADNLVRAWHRTGDKLTVIDVRTSATGEAAFTLPAAGAWMLSTVHMARVTGDDKADWESLWGNLTFAIPAPAATHPVKGVIMGIMTDKTALLVKHEEVPGVMRAMTMMFKVEPAVLERVKRTDAIQAKMQRRADGWWLLDVEVVAAGK; encoded by the coding sequence ATGATCCTCCGCGTTGCCCGTTTTCTGCTGCTCGCCTGCCCGACCTTCCTCGCTGCCCACGAATGCTGGCTCCAACCCTCGCGCTTCGACCCCGCGCCCGGCCAAGAGCTGGTGCTCCGCCTCAACGTCGGCATGAATTTCCAGGGCGAGGCGCGCCCCTTCAACTCCCAGCGCGCCGCCAAGCTGGTCCACCACTCCGCCGCCGGCGCCGCCGACTGGACCGGCCAGACCAAGGGGCAGACCGAGCTGGCCTTTGCACTGCCGTCTCCCGGCACCCATGTGCTGGCCCTCGACAGCAACCCGAGCTTCATCACGCTCGAAGCGGAGAAGTTCAACGCCTACCTGAAGGAGGAAGGCCTCACGGCAATCCTCGCCCAGCGCGAGCAGGCCGGTGAAACCAACACGCCCGGCAAGGAACGCTACATCCGCAACATCAAGACGCTCCTCATGGCCGGCGGCCGCAGCGACGACACCTGGAAAGTCCGCACCGGCCAGCGCCTCGAACTCGTGCCCCTCGACAACCCGGCGACCGTCCAGCCGGGCGGCACCCTCCGCGTGCAGTTGTTCTTCGCCGGCCAGCCGCTCGCCGACAACCTCGTCCGCGCCTGGCACCGCACCGGCGACAAGCTCACCGTGATCGACGTCCGCACCTCGGCGACCGGCGAGGCGGCCTTTACGCTGCCCGCCGCCGGCGCGTGGATGCTCAGCACCGTGCACATGGCCCGCGTGACCGGCGACGACAAAGCCGACTGGGAAAGCCTTTGGGGCAATCTCACCTTCGCGATCCCGGCGCCCGCCGCGACCCACCCGGTGAAGGGTGTGATCATGGGCATCATGACCGACAAGACCGCGCTCCTGGTGAAGCATGAGGAAGTCCCCGGCGTCATGCGCGCCATGACGATGATGTTCAAGGTCGAGCCCGCCGTCCTCGAGCGGGTGAAGCGCACCGACGCGATCCAGGCCAAGATGCAACGCCGCGCCGACGGCTGGTGGCTGCTCGACGTCGAGGTCGTGGCTGCCGGCAAGTAA
- a CDS encoding replication initiation negative regulator SeqA has product MKRIDVSDEAYAALQRLAAAKNLTPAELIAALVDPSRPALAGDTLLFHLASAEFTKLTDRTERYLNLLAWCARHYATDFADFISHQESGRRYLAWNRDEINEARAHNQARQIDGTQFWAVMTIDEATKRRFVCRLLEFIGCHDETVAEACHALGFTAPVTRRFGLLSA; this is encoded by the coding sequence GTGAAAAGAATCGATGTCAGCGATGAGGCCTACGCCGCCCTGCAGCGGCTCGCGGCCGCCAAGAATCTGACGCCGGCCGAGCTGATTGCCGCGCTGGTTGATCCGAGCCGCCCCGCTCTGGCCGGCGACACCCTGCTCTTCCACCTCGCGAGCGCGGAATTCACGAAGCTCACCGACCGGACCGAGCGCTACCTCAACCTGCTCGCCTGGTGCGCGCGCCACTACGCCACCGATTTCGCGGACTTCATCTCTCATCAGGAAAGCGGACGCCGCTACCTCGCCTGGAACCGCGATGAGATCAACGAGGCCCGCGCCCACAACCAGGCGCGACAGATCGACGGCACGCAATTTTGGGCCGTGATGACGATAGACGAGGCCACCAAGCGCCGCTTCGTGTGCCGGCTCCTCGAGTTCATCGGCTGTCACGACGAGACCGTGGCCGAGGCCTGCCATGCGCTGGGCTTCACCGCCCCGGTCACACGGCGCTTCGGATTGCTGAGCGCCTGA
- a CDS encoding diacylglycerol kinase, whose protein sequence is MSDPVPPPESKRRDFRNFFQSVGYAIDGFWAALKHEPSFREDLIFVAILTPLAVILPVNAVSTAVMIASLFLIVIAELLNSAIEWTIDDISLEKRPFAKRAKDMGSAAVFIAYINCIVVWGVILYSNWNRIATLEFLKWPPPFLP, encoded by the coding sequence GTGAGCGATCCCGTGCCGCCGCCCGAATCCAAGCGCCGCGACTTCCGGAACTTCTTCCAGTCGGTGGGCTACGCCATCGACGGTTTCTGGGCGGCGCTGAAGCACGAGCCTTCCTTCCGCGAGGACCTGATCTTCGTGGCCATCCTGACCCCGCTCGCGGTGATCCTGCCCGTCAATGCCGTCTCCACCGCGGTGATGATCGCCTCGCTTTTCCTGATCGTGATCGCCGAGCTGCTGAACTCGGCCATCGAGTGGACCATTGACGACATCTCGCTCGAGAAACGCCCCTTCGCCAAACGCGCCAAGGACATGGGCAGCGCGGCCGTCTTCATCGCCTACATCAACTGCATCGTGGTCTGGGGCGTGATCCTTTACTCCAACTGGAACCGCATCGCCACGCTCGAGTTCCTGAAGTGGCCGCCGCCCTTTCTGCCGTAG
- a CDS encoding SCO family protein gives MRALLALLVLTVAGCSRQEPPAAALPASSAPQPKEYALTGEVVALTPERNAIIAKHDEIPGYMPPMTMEFIVEAAERAKLAEGRRFRARLVDDGSGTLRLFDIVPLDPVKEATIAAAAGQLRQETSMRGKGAYREIGETVPQFTLYDQQGETFAINRVRGKWVVMNFIYTRCPIATMCPAATARMYDLQRTAREQGRDDLELLSITLDPAYDTPPVLKSYAEARGIDGKNFHFLTGPEGAVRDLLVQFGVIVEPGENFLKHTLATILINPQGKIVHRVDGTTWSPKVFLERLPAPKPAPAVTPLSSHCPADSGESSLFRGPDGTVYQTCSGAGRQEGERGLWLATLAPGAETWSEMRLIVSTPLLMENWADFATLIVGTDGQLWAQWFQRQPGEDSHGYDGWFARSADGGASWSEPAPLGHEFVSLAPLSGGRVLSVWLESARVRDPNAPRVKRDPNAPRPAKDPNAPYAPSMRLKSRLLGPDGTTLQEWIVDPDVCTCCQTTLATLPGDRVLVAYRGHLPDETRDNWVALFDGATWGKPHTLHDDGWKIPACPVNGPAADALGERTAIAWFTAAAGVAKVQAKLSTDGGHTFGPAVPIDLGRPIGRVDLVTLSDGSAVISWLEARSENNAAGLYVRRLFPNGRLSAPLQVAATSAVRASGFPRMATQPGAQLPVVISWTDATPSDPADPKSPAATRVLTARFSAGALTKTHSTAALPAANRPVAVVRGEELQLLEVCAVPETVH, from the coding sequence ATGCGCGCGCTGCTCGCCCTGCTCGTTCTCACCGTTGCCGGCTGTTCCCGCCAGGAACCGCCGGCCGCAGCCTTGCCAGCGTCCAGCGCGCCGCAACCGAAGGAATACGCCCTGACCGGCGAGGTCGTGGCGCTCACGCCCGAGCGCAACGCCATCATCGCGAAGCACGACGAGATTCCGGGTTACATGCCGCCCATGACAATGGAGTTCATTGTCGAGGCCGCGGAGCGCGCGAAGCTCGCCGAGGGTCGGCGGTTTCGCGCACGCCTCGTGGATGACGGCTCGGGCACGCTGCGGCTCTTCGACATCGTGCCCCTCGACCCCGTGAAGGAGGCCACCATCGCTGCGGCGGCGGGCCAACTGCGCCAGGAAACCTCCATGCGGGGCAAGGGCGCCTACCGTGAGATCGGCGAAACCGTCCCGCAATTTACGCTCTATGACCAACAGGGCGAGACCTTCGCCATCAACCGGGTCAGGGGAAAGTGGGTCGTGATGAATTTCATCTACACGCGTTGCCCGATAGCGACCATGTGTCCGGCCGCCACCGCGCGCATGTATGACCTGCAGCGCACGGCCCGCGAACAGGGCCGCGACGACCTCGAACTGCTCTCCATCACCCTCGACCCGGCCTACGACACGCCGCCCGTTCTGAAAAGCTACGCCGAGGCCCGCGGCATCGATGGGAAGAATTTCCACTTCCTCACCGGCCCCGAGGGCGCGGTGCGCGACCTGCTCGTCCAGTTCGGCGTCATCGTCGAGCCCGGCGAGAACTTCCTGAAGCACACCCTTGCCACGATCCTGATCAACCCGCAGGGCAAGATCGTCCACCGCGTGGACGGCACCACTTGGTCGCCCAAAGTGTTTCTCGAGCGCTTGCCCGCCCCCAAACCCGCGCCCGCCGTCACGCCGCTGTCCTCGCACTGTCCGGCCGATTCCGGCGAATCGAGCCTCTTCCGCGGCCCTGATGGCACGGTTTATCAAACGTGCTCCGGCGCCGGCCGGCAGGAGGGCGAACGCGGCCTCTGGCTCGCCACCCTTGCGCCCGGCGCTGAGACGTGGTCGGAAATGCGCCTCATCGTGAGCACGCCGCTGCTCATGGAAAATTGGGCCGACTTCGCCACGCTCATCGTGGGCACCGACGGCCAGCTCTGGGCCCAGTGGTTCCAACGCCAGCCCGGCGAGGACAGCCACGGTTACGACGGCTGGTTCGCGCGCTCCGCCGATGGTGGCGCTTCGTGGTCCGAGCCCGCGCCGCTCGGCCACGAGTTCGTCAGCCTCGCCCCGCTCAGCGGTGGCCGCGTGCTGTCCGTCTGGCTCGAAAGCGCCCGCGTGCGGGATCCGAACGCCCCGCGCGTGAAGCGCGATCCCAACGCGCCGCGTCCAGCCAAGGATCCGAACGCGCCCTACGCCCCCTCGATGCGCCTGAAGTCCCGCCTGCTCGGCCCCGACGGCACGACGCTGCAGGAGTGGATCGTCGATCCCGATGTCTGCACCTGCTGTCAAACCACGCTGGCCACGCTGCCCGGCGACCGCGTCCTGGTGGCCTACCGCGGGCACCTGCCGGACGAGACCCGCGACAACTGGGTCGCACTCTTCGACGGCGCCACTTGGGGAAAACCGCATACCCTCCACGACGACGGCTGGAAGATCCCCGCCTGCCCCGTCAACGGCCCCGCCGCCGATGCGTTGGGGGAACGCACGGCGATCGCCTGGTTCACCGCCGCCGCCGGCGTCGCGAAGGTGCAGGCGAAGTTATCCACGGACGGCGGCCACACCTTCGGCCCCGCGGTGCCCATCGACCTCGGCCGCCCCATTGGGCGGGTCGACCTCGTGACCCTCTCCGACGGCTCGGCGGTCATCTCCTGGCTCGAAGCCCGCAGCGAAAACAACGCCGCCGGCCTCTATGTGCGCCGCCTCTTCCCTAATGGGCGGCTCTCCGCCCCCCTGCAGGTCGCCGCCACCAGCGCGGTCCGCGCCAGCGGTTTTCCGCGGATGGCGACCCAGCCGGGAGCGCAGCTCCCGGTCGTCATCAGCTGGACCGATGCCACGCCCTCCGATCCCGCCGACCCGAAGTCGCCCGCCGCGACGCGCGTGCTCACCGCGCGGTTCAGCGCCGGGGCACTGACCAAGACCCATTCGACCGCCGCGCTTCCCGCCGCCAATCGCCCGGTTGCGGTCGTGCGCGGTGAAGAACTTCAGTTGCTCGAGGTTTGCGCCGTGCCGGAAACCGTCCACTGA
- a CDS encoding TIGR02466 family protein, whose product MPARAWFPTLIYHEPLLSTGLQKFNAALADECRNLRDFDSAGRRWSAKNYPGGYTSYASLNQLHKFSSTFAGLERKITAHVRRYAALLDMDLRGRSVHMTDFWVNIMPEHAAHSLHLHPLSFISGTYYVVTPRGCPGLKFEDPRLSKFMAAPPKTAEARSANRPHITYPAKAGHVILFESWLRHEVAANRTTAERISVSFNYNWH is encoded by the coding sequence ATGCCCGCCCGCGCCTGGTTCCCGACTCTCATCTATCACGAGCCCCTGTTGAGCACCGGCTTGCAAAAGTTCAACGCCGCGCTCGCCGACGAGTGCCGCAACCTGCGCGACTTTGACAGCGCCGGCCGGCGCTGGTCCGCCAAGAACTATCCCGGCGGCTACACTTCCTACGCCTCGCTGAACCAGCTGCACAAGTTCTCCTCCACCTTCGCCGGCTTGGAGCGGAAGATCACGGCCCATGTCAGACGCTACGCGGCACTGCTCGACATGGACCTGCGCGGCCGGTCGGTGCACATGACGGATTTCTGGGTGAACATCATGCCGGAACACGCCGCGCACAGCCTGCACCTGCACCCGCTGTCGTTTATCAGCGGCACCTACTATGTGGTCACGCCCCGTGGCTGCCCTGGCCTGAAATTTGAAGACCCACGCCTGAGCAAGTTCATGGCCGCCCCGCCCAAGACCGCTGAGGCCCGGTCCGCCAACCGGCCGCACATCACCTACCCTGCCAAAGCCGGCCATGTGATTCTGTTCGAGAGCTGGCTCCGCCACGAGGTCGCCGCCAACCGCACCACGGCGGAGCGCATCAGCGTGAGTTTTAATTACAACTGGCACTGA
- a CDS encoding DUF481 domain-containing protein gives MKSFRILISSLLALWLAASAWADRVELADGSIVNGKILSAEGGKLKVETAFAGTIEIAQDKVLSFATDEAVNVSLASGSAVLGKVAASGQGITVAAANGQQVAGTAEVVAVWRQGADSPAMREAKAAAEKLKRRWAYEAAAAITGRTGGSEKFAGSVGFKATLAGPEDKLIFAGIINRAQENGNETANDWRAGVDYSSSIAHSNTVWYVRTDIGKDEIKAIDLRSNSAFGFGRKLVKNDNQDTEVRLGLGYVYETYTNGAANFSSAGLDVALINSSTLGWAKMNNVVTWSPSFKEFANYRLVHETSFDLPVKGADFWKLRFGVNNDYQSKPAGGIEKLDTTYFSALILNWK, from the coding sequence ATGAAATCATTCCGAATCCTCATCAGTTCGCTGCTCGCCTTGTGGCTGGCGGCCTCCGCCTGGGCCGACCGCGTCGAGCTCGCTGACGGCTCCATCGTCAATGGCAAGATCCTCTCCGCCGAGGGTGGCAAGCTGAAGGTTGAAACCGCCTTCGCTGGCACCATTGAGATCGCTCAGGACAAAGTACTGAGCTTCGCCACCGACGAAGCGGTAAACGTCAGCCTCGCCAGCGGCTCCGCCGTGTTGGGCAAGGTTGCTGCTTCCGGGCAGGGCATCACGGTTGCCGCCGCCAACGGTCAACAGGTCGCCGGCACCGCCGAAGTGGTCGCCGTCTGGCGCCAGGGCGCGGACAGCCCGGCCATGCGCGAGGCCAAGGCCGCCGCGGAAAAGCTCAAGCGCCGCTGGGCCTATGAGGCCGCCGCCGCCATCACGGGCCGCACCGGCGGCTCCGAGAAATTTGCCGGTTCCGTCGGCTTCAAGGCGACGCTCGCCGGTCCGGAAGACAAACTGATCTTCGCCGGCATCATCAACCGCGCCCAGGAGAACGGCAACGAGACGGCCAACGACTGGCGGGCCGGGGTCGATTACTCGTCCAGCATCGCCCACAGCAATACCGTTTGGTATGTCCGCACCGATATCGGCAAAGACGAGATCAAGGCCATCGACCTGCGCTCCAACTCCGCCTTCGGTTTCGGCCGCAAGCTGGTGAAGAACGACAACCAGGACACGGAGGTCCGCCTCGGTCTCGGTTACGTTTATGAGACCTACACCAACGGCGCGGCGAACTTCAGCTCCGCCGGTCTGGATGTTGCGCTCATCAACTCGTCCACCCTGGGCTGGGCCAAGATGAACAACGTTGTCACCTGGTCGCCTTCCTTCAAGGAGTTCGCCAACTACCGCCTCGTCCACGAGACCTCGTTCGATCTGCCGGTGAAGGGCGCGGATTTCTGGAAGCTCCGGTTCGGCGTGAACAACGACTACCAGAGCAAGCCGGCCGGTGGCATCGAGAAACTCGACACCACCTATTTCTCGGCGCTGATCCTGAACTGGAAGTAA
- the chrA gene encoding chromate efflux transporter: MPPRPTVLEIFLVALRLGCTSFGGPVAHLAFFRKEYVEKRRWLDEAHYADLVALCQFLPGPASSQTGFGIGYIHRGFAGGLAAWLGFTLPSAVLMIGFAYGVSFLGELASAGWLLGLKAAAVAVVAQAVLAMWRNLCPDLSRSALAAGSAGLLLVLPFAWSQIGVIALGALIGRLFLKAPASVAVRSLSSNGENLRKAWLCLGVFLVLLLGLPVLAGLTAHPALDVLDRFYRAGSLVFGGGHVVLPLLEREVVAPGWVTHDQFLAGYGVAQAVPGPLFSFSAYLGAVGTHGAGGWAGGLWSLFAIFLPALLLVAGALPLWQTLRTRADMQAAMRGANAAVVGVLLAALITPVMATGLTSKPAVALAVGVFAMLEWARWPAWAGVAAAALAGLWLL; encoded by the coding sequence ATGCCACCCCGACCGACCGTGCTGGAGATATTCCTCGTCGCCCTGCGGCTGGGCTGCACGTCGTTCGGCGGACCGGTGGCGCACCTGGCGTTTTTTCGGAAAGAATACGTGGAGAAGCGGCGCTGGCTGGACGAGGCGCACTACGCGGACCTCGTCGCCCTCTGCCAGTTCCTGCCCGGTCCAGCGAGCAGCCAGACGGGCTTCGGCATCGGTTATATCCACCGGGGCTTTGCCGGCGGTCTCGCCGCCTGGCTCGGCTTCACGCTGCCTTCCGCCGTGTTGATGATCGGCTTTGCCTACGGGGTTTCGTTCCTCGGCGAACTCGCCTCCGCCGGATGGCTCTTGGGGTTGAAAGCGGCGGCCGTGGCGGTCGTGGCGCAGGCGGTGCTGGCCATGTGGCGCAACCTCTGTCCTGACCTTTCGCGCTCCGCACTGGCCGCCGGCAGTGCCGGCCTGCTGCTGGTGCTGCCTTTCGCGTGGAGCCAGATCGGCGTGATCGCCCTCGGGGCGCTGATCGGCCGGTTGTTTCTCAAGGCGCCGGCGTCGGTCGCTGTCCGGTCCTTGTCATCAAATGGGGAAAACCTGCGGAAGGCGTGGCTCTGTCTCGGCGTGTTTTTGGTGCTGCTGCTCGGTCTGCCTGTGCTGGCCGGGCTGACAGCCCACCCGGCGCTCGACGTCCTGGACCGCTTTTATCGCGCGGGCTCCCTGGTGTTTGGCGGTGGGCATGTGGTGCTGCCACTGCTGGAGCGCGAGGTGGTCGCGCCCGGCTGGGTCACACACGACCAGTTTCTTGCCGGCTACGGGGTGGCGCAGGCGGTGCCCGGACCGCTCTTCTCCTTCAGCGCGTATCTCGGCGCAGTGGGCACGCACGGGGCCGGCGGTTGGGCCGGGGGGCTCTGGTCGTTGTTCGCGATATTTTTGCCGGCGTTGCTGCTCGTGGCCGGTGCCCTCCCGCTCTGGCAAACCTTGCGGACACGGGCGGACATGCAGGCGGCGATGCGCGGCGCCAATGCCGCCGTCGTGGGCGTGCTGCTGGCCGCCCTCATCACCCCCGTCATGGCCACCGGGTTGACCAGCAAACCCGCGGTGGCGCTGGCCGTGGGAGTTTTCGCGATGCTCGAGTGGGCCCGCTGGCCGGCTTGGGCCGGGGTCGCGGCCGCCGCGCTGGCCGGCCTGTGGTTGTTGTGA
- a CDS encoding LptF/LptG family permease, with protein sequence MNLLDRYLLAEWLKMLGLLLAATMGLLLMTSLYDELRDFTQINAAMGDILLYFATSMPSNLTVVLPLSMLLSLLFVLGKLHRNNELTAIRAAGLNIFSTTRSLWLAGIVLCGVSLLLNARVVPWSVETSRSLRDTILFRAEAEKAASGAQPADADSLGLVTTMAFDNRPQNRMWFINRYSQVSGKAFGVTVSEMDAQRREKTRLMAREATYDTAARSWTLLDGRELWFDPELGELMRSVTFEKKTVPYFNEDPSLMLLVGTKRAQDLSFNELKRITGYFAAEKNPKLIGYEVRYYGMLFSTLGPLIVIAIAVPFAVSGVRVNPVVGVSKSIGLFVIYYILSNLATLLGTKGYVEPVWAAAMPNLAMIGLAAWFFGRLR encoded by the coding sequence ATGAACCTCCTCGACCGCTACCTGCTCGCCGAATGGCTGAAGATGCTCGGCCTGCTGCTGGCCGCGACGATGGGCCTGCTGCTCATGACTTCGCTCTACGACGAGCTGCGGGACTTTACCCAGATCAACGCCGCGATGGGCGACATCCTCCTGTATTTTGCCACCAGCATGCCCAGCAATCTCACGGTGGTGCTGCCGCTGTCCATGCTGCTATCGCTGCTCTTCGTGCTGGGCAAGCTGCACCGCAATAACGAGCTCACCGCCATCCGCGCCGCCGGGTTGAACATTTTCTCCACCACGCGCTCGCTCTGGCTGGCGGGGATCGTCCTTTGCGGCGTTTCCCTGCTGCTGAACGCCCGGGTCGTGCCCTGGTCGGTCGAGACCTCGCGCAGCCTGCGCGACACCATCCTGTTCCGGGCCGAGGCCGAGAAAGCCGCCAGCGGCGCGCAGCCGGCCGACGCCGACTCGCTCGGCCTGGTCACGACGATGGCTTTCGACAACCGGCCGCAGAACCGGATGTGGTTTATCAACCGCTACAGCCAGGTTTCCGGCAAGGCCTTTGGCGTGACCGTCTCCGAGATGGACGCGCAGCGGCGCGAAAAAACTCGGCTCATGGCGCGCGAGGCGACCTACGATACCGCCGCCCGCAGCTGGACGCTCCTCGACGGCCGCGAACTGTGGTTTGACCCGGAGCTGGGCGAGCTCATGCGCTCCGTGACCTTCGAGAAAAAGACCGTGCCGTATTTCAACGAGGATCCCTCGCTGATGCTGCTCGTGGGCACCAAGCGGGCGCAGGATCTCTCGTTCAACGAACTCAAGCGCATCACCGGCTATTTCGCCGCGGAAAAGAATCCGAAGCTCATCGGCTACGAGGTGCGCTACTACGGCATGCTGTTCTCGACGCTCGGCCCGCTCATCGTGATCGCGATCGCCGTGCCGTTCGCGGTTTCCGGCGTGCGCGTGAATCCCGTGGTCGGCGTCTCCAAGTCCATCGGACTTTTCGTCATCTACTACATCCTGAGCAACCTGGCCACGCTGCTGGGCACCAAGGGCTACGTCGAGCCGGTGTGGGCCGCCGCGATGCCCAATCTCGCGATGATCGGCCTCGCCGCGTGGTTCTTCGGGCGGCTGCGCTGA
- a CDS encoding alpha/beta hydrolase, whose amino-acid sequence MKLLIVTGVLFAATLARAEIQATPPPAMETRIYKRVAGRELQVDVFRPDGETARSGRPAIAFFHGGGWVFGRPAEFHGACRRYAAMGFVTFAFQYRLSINADGTYPHPDVTLVESVKDARSALRWLRANATTLGIDPHRIVVAGQSAGGQLAWSTVLFDPINEDTDDLNVSPRPDALLLYSSNYNTMEVWADLIMGQRRTQIWSVSPYHNLKSGLPPALAFHGREDATVPYYSVQLFATKTRELGNAFELVTVDGRQHYLGEGHEKYARYFDEAILERTDAFLREQGLMPGSR is encoded by the coding sequence ATGAAGCTGCTCATCGTCACCGGCGTCCTTTTCGCCGCTACCTTGGCGCGGGCTGAAATCCAAGCAACGCCCCCACCCGCCATGGAAACCCGGATCTACAAGCGCGTGGCCGGCCGGGAACTGCAGGTCGATGTCTTCCGACCGGACGGAGAAACCGCCCGGTCGGGCCGCCCCGCCATCGCCTTTTTCCACGGTGGCGGCTGGGTTTTCGGCCGGCCGGCCGAGTTTCACGGCGCGTGCCGACGCTACGCCGCGATGGGCTTTGTCACCTTCGCGTTCCAATACCGGCTGTCGATCAACGCCGACGGCACCTACCCGCACCCGGATGTCACGCTCGTCGAGTCCGTGAAGGATGCGCGGTCGGCCCTCCGCTGGCTCCGGGCCAATGCCACGACCCTCGGCATTGATCCGCACCGGATCGTGGTCGCCGGCCAGTCCGCCGGCGGCCAGCTCGCCTGGTCCACCGTGCTTTTCGATCCGATCAACGAGGACACCGACGACCTGAATGTCAGCCCGCGCCCCGACGCCCTGCTGCTCTACTCGAGCAATTACAATACCATGGAAGTCTGGGCCGATCTGATCATGGGCCAGCGCCGGACGCAGATCTGGTCCGTCTCCCCTTACCACAACCTGAAATCCGGCCTGCCGCCCGCGCTGGCCTTTCACGGCCGGGAAGACGCCACCGTTCCGTATTACAGCGTCCAGCTCTTCGCCACGAAGACCCGCGAGCTCGGCAACGCTTTCGAGCTGGTGACCGTGGACGGCCGCCAGCACTACCTCGGCGAGGGCCATGAAAAATACGCCCGCTATTTCGATGAAGCCATCCTGGAGCGAACGGATGCGTTCCTGCGCGAACAGGGCCTCATGCCCGGTAGCCGGTGA
- a CDS encoding copper-binding protein: MKTVRLILALLAIPAALFAGEKSDDKAKNCGCGCCKGKKTCCCNTEASADDAKPEQAKRYPLKGVIVDILAEKSALLVKHEEIPGYMMAMTMLFQVDAATLKAAVKGQAITGTLVEKTDGFWLEDMKPAK; encoded by the coding sequence ATGAAAACTGTCCGCCTCATTCTCGCGCTGCTCGCCATTCCGGCAGCGCTGTTTGCCGGTGAAAAGTCCGACGACAAGGCCAAGAACTGCGGCTGCGGTTGCTGCAAGGGCAAGAAAACCTGCTGCTGCAACACCGAGGCATCCGCCGACGACGCCAAGCCCGAACAAGCCAAGCGTTACCCGCTCAAGGGCGTCATCGTCGACATCCTCGCAGAAAAGTCCGCCCTGCTAGTCAAACATGAGGAGATCCCGGGCTACATGATGGCCATGACCATGCTCTTCCAGGTCGACGCCGCGACCCTCAAGGCCGCCGTCAAGGGTCAGGCCATCACCGGCACGCTCGTGGAAAAGACCGACGGCTTCTGGCTCGAGGACATGAAGCCGGCCAAATAA
- the thpR gene encoding RNA 2',3'-cyclic phosphodiesterase, translated as MPRLFTALVPPTTIQTELADVAAPLAGVRWTPAENIHLTLRFIGETDEAKAERYAESLARVRVEPFILPVGGVGLFPTRGPAKVLWAGVGNGHTRLYQLRKQVDEALLAVDAGLAMPGFHPHFTLGRIGESYEPKELAHFLERHRTLEAPPFRVADFRLMSSELTPGRPPEYRVVRSFPLDRDPVP; from the coding sequence GTGCCCCGGCTCTTCACCGCCCTCGTCCCGCCCACGACCATCCAGACCGAACTGGCTGATGTCGCCGCGCCGCTCGCAGGCGTGCGCTGGACGCCGGCAGAGAACATCCACCTCACGCTGCGTTTCATCGGAGAAACCGACGAAGCCAAGGCGGAACGCTACGCCGAATCGCTCGCGCGCGTGCGAGTGGAGCCGTTCATCCTGCCCGTCGGCGGGGTCGGACTGTTTCCGACTCGCGGGCCGGCCAAGGTCCTCTGGGCCGGCGTGGGCAACGGCCACACGCGGCTCTACCAACTGCGGAAGCAGGTGGACGAAGCGCTGCTCGCCGTGGATGCGGGGCTCGCGATGCCGGGCTTCCACCCGCATTTCACGCTCGGGCGGATCGGCGAAAGCTACGAACCCAAGGAACTCGCCCACTTCCTCGAACGCCACCGGACCCTTGAGGCTCCGCCGTTCCGCGTCGCGGATTTCCGGCTGATGAGCAGCGAACTCACACCCGGGCGCCCGCCGGAGTATCGGGTGGTGCGGAGTTTTCCGTTGGATCGGGATCCAGTTCCGTAG